From Streptomyces chrestomyceticus JCM 4735, one genomic window encodes:
- a CDS encoding DUF397 domain-containing protein, translated as MTTESPRWFKSSYSNNGGACVEAATNLLTTHGTVPVRDSKVPDGPVLTLTPDAWAGLIEFARQAGI; from the coding sequence GTGACAACCGAATCGCCCCGCTGGTTCAAGTCCTCCTACAGCAACAACGGTGGCGCCTGCGTAGAGGCCGCCACCAACCTCCTCACCACACACGGCACGGTCCCCGTCCGCGACTCCAAGGTTCCGGACGGCCCCGTCCTGACCCTCACGCCGGACGCATGGGCCGGACTGATCGAGTTCGCCCGGCAAGCCGGCATCTGA